In bacterium, a single genomic region encodes these proteins:
- a CDS encoding DUF4835 family protein: MRLSRHIWPSILTVCAFLVFATPASAQLLYPEVTIDLQRLPEEAQTKLANLDTLLTTYLMNLDWAGDVYQYDYPVQISIFFTDYNPDPQEDRYKAKMIATNKQDVRLEDTRWEFGLRAPIQEIRFQPNTFHPFSSVVEFYIWILIGMEYDRLEKLGGQTYYEKARNIYLESSGTIYYFGWDFRNETLRNILDDANQAKRELDFFYFTGIYFDQQKDYKNAKDYLYYALVKLDKVPLDIMRRFLEVNHRQFAEALVRAGYPKGIQALMQMDPQHHSVYESIAPKGGNK; this comes from the coding sequence ATGAGACTTAGCCGCCATATTTGGCCATCTATCCTGACTGTTTGCGCGTTTTTGGTATTCGCCACCCCGGCCTCAGCCCAGCTCCTCTACCCCGAAGTTACCATTGACCTGCAGCGGCTGCCCGAGGAAGCGCAGACCAAGCTCGCCAATCTCGATACCCTGCTCACCACCTACCTGATGAATCTGGATTGGGCAGGGGACGTCTATCAGTACGATTACCCGGTGCAGATCAGCATCTTCTTCACCGACTATAATCCCGATCCGCAGGAGGATCGCTATAAGGCGAAGATGATCGCCACCAACAAGCAGGACGTCCGGCTGGAAGATACTAGGTGGGAATTCGGACTACGCGCTCCCATTCAGGAAATCCGGTTTCAGCCCAATACGTTCCATCCCTTTTCCAGCGTGGTGGAATTCTACATCTGGATTCTGATCGGAATGGAATACGATAGGTTGGAAAAACTGGGGGGACAAACCTACTACGAGAAGGCCCGGAACATCTATCTCGAAAGCTCAGGGACGATCTACTACTTCGGATGGGATTTCCGGAACGAAACGCTGCGAAACATCCTCGATGACGCCAACCAAGCCAAGCGCGAGCTCGATTTCTTCTACTTCACCGGAATCTACTTCGATCAGCAAAAGGACTACAAGAACGCCAAGGACTACTTGTACTATGCGCTGGTCAAACTCGACAAGGTACCCCTGGACATAATGCGACGATTCCTCGAAGTGAATCACCGGCAATTCGCCGAGGCGTTGGTGCGTGCGGGATATCCAAAGGGGATTCAGGCGCTTATGCAGATGGACCCGCAGCACCACAGCGTGTACGAGTCAATCGCGCCCAAAGGTGGGAACAAATGA
- the lexA gene encoding transcriptional repressor LexA codes for MADQLSDKQRKALAYIRTEVQTRGRPPTLREIGAQIGVTSTNGVRYLLDTLQKKGYLSRSPMLSRAIELTDRTTSLFPLDTVREVPLIGRVAAGTPLLATENLEGHVRVDRSIAGSDETFALRVRGDSMIDAGILEGDVIFAKPQETANPGDIVVALLGDEATVKYFRPQKDRVCLEPANRYYSPIVVERGTPGFRILGRVIGLMRKIQ; via the coding sequence ATGGCAGATCAACTTTCCGACAAGCAGCGGAAGGCATTGGCGTACATTCGGACCGAGGTACAGACTCGCGGACGTCCTCCGACGCTTCGGGAAATCGGGGCGCAAATCGGCGTAACCTCGACCAATGGAGTACGCTATCTGCTCGATACCCTCCAGAAGAAGGGTTATCTGTCGCGAAGCCCGATGTTGTCGCGCGCCATCGAACTCACGGATCGTACGACCAGCCTGTTTCCGCTGGATACCGTCCGCGAGGTGCCGCTGATTGGCCGGGTGGCGGCCGGTACACCGCTGTTGGCGACCGAGAATCTCGAAGGACACGTGCGGGTGGATCGTTCCATCGCCGGTTCGGATGAGACGTTTGCGCTTCGAGTGCGGGGCGATTCCATGATTGACGCGGGAATTCTGGAGGGGGACGTGATCTTTGCCAAGCCGCAGGAAACGGCCAATCCCGGAGATATTGTGGTGGCGCTGCTGGGTGATGAAGCCACCGTTAAGTACTTCCGGCCGCAGAAGGACCGGGTTTGTCTGGAGCCGGCCAATCGCTACTATTCCCCGATCGTGGTGGAGCGGGGCACGCCCGGTTTCCGCATCCTCGGTCGAGTCATTGGACTCATGCGCAAGATCCAATGA
- the dtd gene encoding D-tyrosyl-tRNA(Tyr) deacylase — translation MKIVLQRVSSAQVSVNGKVVGKIGTGLVVLLGVEKEDGEAILEWGARKTAELRIFQDENDRMNRSLLEVGGEALVISQFTLLGDARKGRRPSYTDAAEPEVAEPLYEYFVECLRRQGVRVETGIFAAKMSVALVNEGPVTLIIER, via the coding sequence GTGAAGATTGTATTGCAGCGAGTCTCCAGCGCTCAGGTCTCGGTCAATGGCAAAGTTGTGGGGAAGATCGGAACCGGTCTGGTGGTACTCTTGGGAGTGGAGAAGGAAGACGGCGAAGCGATTCTCGAATGGGGAGCGCGCAAGACGGCGGAACTGCGGATCTTCCAGGACGAGAACGACCGCATGAACCGCAGTCTCCTGGAAGTCGGGGGCGAGGCGTTGGTCATCAGTCAATTCACCCTCCTGGGGGATGCCCGCAAGGGACGGCGGCCAAGCTACACCGATGCGGCCGAACCGGAGGTGGCCGAACCGCTCTATGAATACTTCGTCGAATGTCTACGCAGGCAAGGGGTGCGGGTGGAAACGGGAATCTTCGCTGCCAAGATGTCGGTTGCGCTAGTTAATGAAGGGCCGGTCACGCTGATTATTGAACGGTGA